A region of Salvia splendens isolate huo1 chromosome 17, SspV2, whole genome shotgun sequence DNA encodes the following proteins:
- the LOC121774486 gene encoding glycine-rich RNA-binding protein 10-like, with translation MEAKAEKMIVVVGNSEEEVKVVVVNLEGRVGGESEGGGGGGGKEDEGGVGGELGGGGECGGEESEGGGGEFKGGGRELGGGGGGDEGGGGERKG, from the coding sequence ATGGAGGCAAAGGCGGAAAAGATGATAGTGGTGGTGGGGAACTCAGAGGAGGAGGtgaaggtggtggtggtgaaCTTAGAGGGCCGGGTTGGGGGAGAAAGTGAAGGTGGAGGTGGTGGCGGAGGCAAAGAAGATGAAGGTGGTGTTGGTGGTGAACTCGGAGGAGGAGGTGAATGTGGTGGTGAAGAAAGTGAAGGTGGTGGTGGGGAATTTAAAGGTGGTGGTAGGGAATTGGgtggcggaggcggaggagatGAAGGTGGTGGTGGGGAACGCAAGGGTTGA
- the LOC121774148 gene encoding E3 ubiquitin-protein ligase BIG BROTHER-like isoform X1, with product MNENDQVVHYMDNSYSYPVSEGYVDYYSGASTAPLNYLNFAPMHDQESIYWSMHMNSYKYGQPNPEGFYYGLYDDNDLPPRMDSNRRVWEYSSMATTEDPITVDIPPEQSVVSEVHSIPEESVVSEVHSIPEERLPNDQDAANDEVAWQDDINPDTMTYEELLDLGEAVGTQNRGLSQELIDLLPTSKHKSGGIFSRKKSEESFSSVLNSKVFMVSCGRTRCVICQMRYKRGDRQINLPCKHAYHTHCGSKWLSINKTCPVCNTVVFGDDQHNDLPN from the exons ATGAACGAGAATGACCAAGTGGTGCATTACATGGACAACAGCTACTCTTACCCTGTCTCTGAGGGTTATGTTGATTACTACAGCGGTGCTTCAACAGCCCCTTTGAATTATCTTAACTTCGCCCCAATGCATGATCAG GAATCGATATATTGGTCAATGCATATGAATTCCTATAAATATGGACAACCCAATCCAGAGGGTTTCTATTATGGACTCTATGATGACAATGACCTTCCTCCAAGAATGGATTCTAACAGGAGAGTTTGGGAATATTCCTCAATGGCAACCACAGAAGATCCTATAACTGTAGACATACCACCCGAACAAAGTGTGGTTTCTGAAGTGCATTCTATTCCTGAGGAAAGTGTGGTTTCTGAAGTGCATTCTATTCCCGAGGAAA GATTACCAAATGATCAAGATGCTGCCAATGATGAG GTTGCATGGCAAGATGATATTAACCCTGATACCATGACGTATGAG GAACTGCTTGATTTGGGCGAGGCAGTGGGAACTCAGAATCGAGGACTTTCTCAAGAGCTCATTGATCTACTTCCGACCTCAAAACACAAGTCTGGTGGAATTTTCTCAAGGAAAAAATCTGAAGAGAG tttttcttcaGTCCTAAATTCAAAAGTTTTCATGGTTTCTTGTGGGAGAACCAGATGTGTCATTTGCCAGATGCGGTATAAAAGAGGGGACAGACAAATCAATTTACCGTGTAAGCATGCTTACCACACTCATTGTGGCTCCAAGTGGCTTAGCATCAACAAG ACATGTCCAGTATGCAACACTGTGGTATTTGGTGATGATCAGCACAATGATTTGCCAAATTGA
- the LOC121774148 gene encoding E3 ubiquitin-protein ligase BIG BROTHER-like isoform X3: protein MNENDQVVHYMDNSYSYPVSEGYVDYYSGASTAPLNYLNFAPMHDQESIYWSMHMNSYKYGQPNPEGFYYGLYDDNDLPPRMDSNRRVWEYSSMATTEDPITVDIPPEQSVVSEVHSIPEESVVSEVHSIPEERLPNDQDAANDEVAWQDDINPDTMTYEELLDLGEAVGTQNRGLSQELIDLLPTSKHKSGGIFSRKKSEERCVICQMRYKRGDRQINLPCKHAYHTHCGSKWLSINKTCPVCNTVVFGDDQHNDLPN, encoded by the exons ATGAACGAGAATGACCAAGTGGTGCATTACATGGACAACAGCTACTCTTACCCTGTCTCTGAGGGTTATGTTGATTACTACAGCGGTGCTTCAACAGCCCCTTTGAATTATCTTAACTTCGCCCCAATGCATGATCAG GAATCGATATATTGGTCAATGCATATGAATTCCTATAAATATGGACAACCCAATCCAGAGGGTTTCTATTATGGACTCTATGATGACAATGACCTTCCTCCAAGAATGGATTCTAACAGGAGAGTTTGGGAATATTCCTCAATGGCAACCACAGAAGATCCTATAACTGTAGACATACCACCCGAACAAAGTGTGGTTTCTGAAGTGCATTCTATTCCTGAGGAAAGTGTGGTTTCTGAAGTGCATTCTATTCCCGAGGAAA GATTACCAAATGATCAAGATGCTGCCAATGATGAG GTTGCATGGCAAGATGATATTAACCCTGATACCATGACGTATGAG GAACTGCTTGATTTGGGCGAGGCAGTGGGAACTCAGAATCGAGGACTTTCTCAAGAGCTCATTGATCTACTTCCGACCTCAAAACACAAGTCTGGTGGAATTTTCTCAAGGAAAAAATCTGAAGAGAG ATGTGTCATTTGCCAGATGCGGTATAAAAGAGGGGACAGACAAATCAATTTACCGTGTAAGCATGCTTACCACACTCATTGTGGCTCCAAGTGGCTTAGCATCAACAAG ACATGTCCAGTATGCAACACTGTGGTATTTGGTGATGATCAGCACAATGATTTGCCAAATTGA
- the LOC121774148 gene encoding E3 ubiquitin-protein ligase BIG BROTHER-like isoform X2 translates to MNENDQVVHYMDNSYSYPVSEGYVDYYSGASTAPLNYLNFAPMHDQESIYWSMHMNSYKYGQPNPEGFYYGLYDDNDLPPRMDSNRRVWEYSSMATTEDPITVDIPPEQSVVSEVHSIPEESVVSEVHSIPEERLPNDQDAANDEVAWQDDINPDTMTYEELLDLGEAVGTQNRGLSQELIDLLPTSKHKSGGIFSRKKSEESFSSVLNSKVFMVSCGRTRCVICQMRYKRGDRQINLPCKHAYHTHCGSKWLSINKIHFFPDMSSMQHCGIW, encoded by the exons ATGAACGAGAATGACCAAGTGGTGCATTACATGGACAACAGCTACTCTTACCCTGTCTCTGAGGGTTATGTTGATTACTACAGCGGTGCTTCAACAGCCCCTTTGAATTATCTTAACTTCGCCCCAATGCATGATCAG GAATCGATATATTGGTCAATGCATATGAATTCCTATAAATATGGACAACCCAATCCAGAGGGTTTCTATTATGGACTCTATGATGACAATGACCTTCCTCCAAGAATGGATTCTAACAGGAGAGTTTGGGAATATTCCTCAATGGCAACCACAGAAGATCCTATAACTGTAGACATACCACCCGAACAAAGTGTGGTTTCTGAAGTGCATTCTATTCCTGAGGAAAGTGTGGTTTCTGAAGTGCATTCTATTCCCGAGGAAA GATTACCAAATGATCAAGATGCTGCCAATGATGAG GTTGCATGGCAAGATGATATTAACCCTGATACCATGACGTATGAG GAACTGCTTGATTTGGGCGAGGCAGTGGGAACTCAGAATCGAGGACTTTCTCAAGAGCTCATTGATCTACTTCCGACCTCAAAACACAAGTCTGGTGGAATTTTCTCAAGGAAAAAATCTGAAGAGAG tttttcttcaGTCCTAAATTCAAAAGTTTTCATGGTTTCTTGTGGGAGAACCAGATGTGTCATTTGCCAGATGCGGTATAAAAGAGGGGACAGACAAATCAATTTACCGTGTAAGCATGCTTACCACACTCATTGTGGCTCCAAGTGGCTTAGCATCAACAAG ATTCACTTCTTTCCAGACATGTCCAGTATGCAACACTGTGGTATTTGGTGA
- the LOC121774148 gene encoding E3 ubiquitin-protein ligase BIG BROTHER-like isoform X4, with protein MNENDQVVHYMDNSYSYPVSEGYVDYYSGASTAPLNYLNFAPMHDQESIYWSMHMNSYKYGQPNPEGFYYGLYDDNDLPPRMDSNRRVWEYSSMATTEDPITVDIPPEQSVVSEVHSIPEESVVSEVHSIPEERLPNDQDAANDEVAWQDDINPDTMTYEELLDLGEAVGTQNRGLSQELIDLLPTSKHKSGGIFSRKKSEERCVICQMRYKRGDRQINLPCKHAYHTHCGSKWLSINKIHFFPDMSSMQHCGIW; from the exons ATGAACGAGAATGACCAAGTGGTGCATTACATGGACAACAGCTACTCTTACCCTGTCTCTGAGGGTTATGTTGATTACTACAGCGGTGCTTCAACAGCCCCTTTGAATTATCTTAACTTCGCCCCAATGCATGATCAG GAATCGATATATTGGTCAATGCATATGAATTCCTATAAATATGGACAACCCAATCCAGAGGGTTTCTATTATGGACTCTATGATGACAATGACCTTCCTCCAAGAATGGATTCTAACAGGAGAGTTTGGGAATATTCCTCAATGGCAACCACAGAAGATCCTATAACTGTAGACATACCACCCGAACAAAGTGTGGTTTCTGAAGTGCATTCTATTCCTGAGGAAAGTGTGGTTTCTGAAGTGCATTCTATTCCCGAGGAAA GATTACCAAATGATCAAGATGCTGCCAATGATGAG GTTGCATGGCAAGATGATATTAACCCTGATACCATGACGTATGAG GAACTGCTTGATTTGGGCGAGGCAGTGGGAACTCAGAATCGAGGACTTTCTCAAGAGCTCATTGATCTACTTCCGACCTCAAAACACAAGTCTGGTGGAATTTTCTCAAGGAAAAAATCTGAAGAGAG ATGTGTCATTTGCCAGATGCGGTATAAAAGAGGGGACAGACAAATCAATTTACCGTGTAAGCATGCTTACCACACTCATTGTGGCTCCAAGTGGCTTAGCATCAACAAG ATTCACTTCTTTCCAGACATGTCCAGTATGCAACACTGTGGTATTTGGTGA